In Thermus islandicus DSM 21543, one genomic interval encodes:
- a CDS encoding response regulator — protein MRVLIADDHPLFRLGLRAGLEAEGLKVVAEAANGEEALVQTLALRPEAVLLDLRMPKMDGLECARRLREGGYRGLIALLTTYQEPVLLREAALAGADAYFSKELSAPELKRRLLRVRSGEERLLPPDLPALTPREEEVLRLLAQGLSAKGMARALGLSPETVRDHLERLYAKLESRNRVEALERARALGFLK, from the coding sequence ATGCGGGTTCTCATCGCCGACGACCACCCCCTCTTTCGCCTGGGGCTTCGGGCCGGCCTCGAGGCCGAGGGGCTAAAGGTGGTGGCCGAGGCGGCCAACGGGGAGGAGGCCCTGGTCCAAACCCTGGCCCTGAGGCCCGAGGCCGTGCTCCTGGACCTGCGCATGCCCAAGATGGACGGCCTGGAGTGCGCCCGAAGGCTTCGCGAGGGGGGGTACCGCGGGCTCATCGCCCTCCTCACCACCTACCAGGAGCCTGTCCTGCTGCGGGAAGCAGCCCTGGCGGGGGCCGATGCCTACTTCTCCAAGGAGCTTTCCGCCCCGGAGCTCAAAAGGCGGCTCCTCCGGGTGCGTTCCGGAGAGGAGCGCCTCCTCCCCCCCGACCTCCCCGCCCTCACCCCACGGGAGGAAGAGGTCCTGAGGCTCCTCGCCCAGGGGCTTTCCGCCAAGGGGATGGCCCGGGCCCTGGGCCTCTCCCCCGAGACGGTGCGGGACCACCTGGAAAGGCTCTACGCCAAGCTGGAGTCCCGGAACCGGGTGGAGGCCCTGGAGCGTGCCCGGGCCCTTGGATTTCTGAAGTGA
- the sdaAA gene encoding L-serine ammonia-lyase, iron-sulfur-dependent, subunit alpha, which produces MPLTLNALSELTGLASEHVLREEVEETGTPPETILSKMAERLAVMREAIRRGLASDAPSVAGLVGKNAKTLWEAPDPLKDPLLKRVQAYAMAVNEENARMGRIVAAPTAGSAGTLPGALLGVADHLGLPDERLLMPLILAAGVAKMISRVIHIAGASGGCQAEIGSSAAMAAAAVTELLGGSPEAAAHAAALALQNTLGLVCDPVGGFVEVPCVMRNGFYAVHAVSAASMALAGIRSVIPPDEVVLAMAGIGRLLPLELRETGLGGLADTPTGRRLAEEALRRGQPQEPPS; this is translated from the coding sequence ATGCCCCTTACCCTGAATGCCCTCAGCGAGCTCACAGGCCTGGCCTCGGAGCATGTCCTCCGGGAAGAGGTGGAGGAGACCGGGACCCCGCCCGAGACCATCCTCTCCAAAATGGCCGAGCGCCTGGCGGTCATGCGGGAGGCCATCCGCCGGGGCCTCGCCTCCGACGCCCCCAGCGTGGCCGGCCTGGTGGGGAAAAACGCCAAGACCCTATGGGAGGCGCCCGATCCCCTAAAGGACCCCCTTTTGAAGCGGGTCCAGGCCTACGCCATGGCGGTGAACGAGGAGAACGCCCGCATGGGCCGCATCGTGGCCGCCCCCACCGCGGGCAGCGCCGGAACCCTTCCCGGGGCCCTCTTGGGCGTGGCGGACCACCTGGGCCTCCCTGACGAGCGCCTCCTCATGCCCCTGATCCTGGCCGCGGGGGTGGCCAAGATGATCAGCCGGGTGATCCACATCGCCGGGGCGAGCGGGGGCTGCCAGGCGGAGATCGGCTCCAGCGCCGCCATGGCCGCGGCCGCGGTGACGGAACTTTTGGGGGGTAGCCCCGAGGCCGCGGCCCATGCCGCCGCCCTGGCCCTCCAGAACACCCTGGGCCTGGTCTGCGACCCCGTGGGGGGGTTTGTGGAGGTGCCCTGCGTGATGCGCAACGGCTTCTACGCCGTTCACGCGGTGAGCGCCGCCTCCATGGCCCTTGCGGGGATAAGGAGCGTCATCCCGCCCGACGAGGTGGTCCTGGCCATGGCCGGCATCGGCCGCCTCCTCCCGTTGGAGCTCAGGGAGACGGGCCTCGGCGGCCTGGCGGACACCCCTACCGGCCGGCGCCTAGCCGAGGAGGCCCTGAGGCGCGGCCAGCCCCAGGAACCCCCCTCCTGA
- a CDS encoding sulfurtransferase — protein MSYAHPEVLVSTQWVEEHLKDPTVRVLEVDEDILLYDTGHIPGAQKIDWQRDFWDPVVRDFIDEEGFARLMERLGISNDTTVVLYGDKNNWWAAYAFWFFKYNGHRDVRLMNGGRQKWVEEGRPLTTEVPSYPPGRYEVPYRDESIRAYRDDVLEHILKVKEGKGALVDVRSPEEYRGELTHMPNYPQEGALRAGHIPGAKNIPWAKAVNPDGTFKSAEELKALYEPLGVTKDKDVVVYCRIAERSSHSWFVLKYLLGYPHVKNYDGSWTEWGNLVGVPIAKGEE, from the coding sequence ATGAGCTACGCCCATCCCGAGGTTCTGGTGAGCACCCAGTGGGTGGAGGAGCACCTCAAGGACCCGACGGTGCGGGTTCTGGAGGTGGACGAGGACATCCTCCTTTACGACACCGGCCACATCCCCGGGGCACAGAAGATTGACTGGCAGCGGGACTTTTGGGACCCGGTGGTGCGGGACTTCATTGACGAAGAGGGGTTCGCCAGGCTCATGGAGCGGCTTGGCATCTCCAACGACACCACCGTGGTCCTCTACGGGGACAAGAACAACTGGTGGGCCGCCTATGCCTTCTGGTTCTTCAAGTACAACGGCCACCGGGACGTGCGCCTCATGAACGGCGGGCGGCAGAAGTGGGTGGAGGAGGGCCGGCCCCTCACCACCGAGGTGCCCTCCTACCCTCCGGGCCGCTACGAGGTCCCCTACCGGGACGAGTCCATCCGCGCCTACCGGGACGACGTGCTGGAGCACATCCTGAAGGTAAAGGAAGGCAAGGGGGCCCTGGTGGACGTGCGGAGCCCCGAGGAGTACCGGGGGGAGCTTACCCACATGCCCAACTACCCCCAGGAAGGGGCGCTCCGGGCCGGCCACATCCCAGGGGCGAAGAACATCCCCTGGGCCAAGGCGGTGAACCCGGACGGCACCTTCAAGAGCGCCGAGGAGCTCAAAGCCCTCTACGAGCCCCTAGGGGTCACCAAGGACAAGGACGTGGTGGTCTACTGCCGCATCGCCGAGCGCTCCAGCCACTCCTGGTTCGTCCTCAAGTACCTCCTGGGCTACCCCCACGTGAAGAACTACGACGGCTCCTGGACGGAGTGGGGGAACCTGGTGGGGGTGCCCATCGCCAAGGGGGAGGAGTAG
- a CDS encoding zinc metallopeptidase, producing the protein MDFTLLLMIAVFVASLVIQWRLQATFGRFSQVVSARGLTGAQVARAILDAHGLTGVRVEPAPGVLTDHYDPQAKAVRLSEANYASPSLAALAVAAHEVGHAVQDAQGYAWLRVRANLWPVASLGSNLGPILVLVGLGLGAVGLAKLGIYLYLAVAFFQLVTLPVEFDASRRALEFLKRMGFLAPGEMGPARQVLQWAALTYVAALASSLATILYYASLLGLFGRREE; encoded by the coding sequence ATGGACTTTACCCTTTTGCTGATGATCGCGGTCTTCGTGGCCAGCCTGGTGATCCAGTGGAGGCTACAGGCCACCTTTGGCCGGTTTTCCCAGGTGGTCTCCGCCCGGGGCCTCACGGGGGCCCAGGTGGCCCGGGCCATCCTGGACGCCCACGGGCTCACCGGGGTACGGGTGGAGCCCGCGCCGGGGGTCCTCACGGACCACTACGATCCCCAGGCCAAGGCGGTGCGGCTTTCTGAGGCCAACTACGCTTCGCCGAGCCTCGCGGCCCTGGCGGTGGCCGCCCACGAGGTGGGGCATGCCGTTCAGGACGCCCAGGGCTACGCCTGGCTCAGGGTGCGGGCAAACCTCTGGCCCGTGGCGAGCCTAGGGAGCAACCTGGGGCCCATCCTGGTCCTTGTGGGCCTGGGCCTGGGGGCCGTGGGCCTCGCTAAGCTGGGGATCTACCTGTACCTGGCTGTGGCCTTCTTCCAGCTCGTCACCCTGCCCGTGGAGTTTGACGCCTCCAGGAGGGCCCTAGAGTTCCTGAAGCGGATGGGCTTCCTCGCCCCGGGGGAGATGGGCCCCGCCCGCCAGGTCCTGCAGTGGGCGGCCCTCACCTACGTAGCGGCCCTGGCGAGCTCCCTGGCCACCATCCTCTACTACGCCAGCCTGCTCGGGCTTTTCGGCCGGCGGGAGGAGTAG
- a CDS encoding zf-TFIIB domain-containing protein, with amino-acid sequence MPLLLCPSCGVGMREVERRGVLLDVCPQCGGVWLDRGELEKLLAEAREVERAYEEEREAHYRGEGKPYKKKKGFLELFDFFD; translated from the coding sequence ATGCCCCTTCTCCTCTGCCCTAGTTGTGGCGTGGGGATGCGGGAGGTGGAGCGCCGGGGGGTGCTCCTGGACGTCTGCCCCCAGTGCGGAGGGGTTTGGCTGGACCGGGGAGAGCTGGAAAAGCTTCTGGCCGAGGCCCGGGAGGTGGAGCGGGCCTACGAGGAGGAGCGGGAGGCCCACTACCGCGGGGAGGGCAAGCCCTACAAGAAGAAAAAGGGCTTTCTGGAGCTCTTTGACTTCTTTGACTGA
- a CDS encoding nucleoside triphosphate pyrophosphohydrolase family protein, translated as MTLDAYQQEARKTALYPEAYRLIYPTLGLAGEAGELANKVKKVLRDQGGEVTEEIRKALLAELGDVLWYVAQVATDLGASLEAVAQANLEKLRSRQERGKLGGSGDTR; from the coding sequence ATGACCCTTGACGCCTACCAGCAGGAAGCCAGGAAGACCGCCCTGTACCCGGAGGCCTACCGCCTGATCTACCCCACCCTGGGCCTGGCCGGGGAAGCGGGGGAGCTCGCCAACAAGGTGAAGAAGGTGCTCCGGGACCAGGGGGGCGAGGTCACGGAAGAGATCCGGAAGGCCCTCTTGGCCGAGCTGGGCGACGTGCTCTGGTATGTGGCCCAGGTAGCCACGGACCTGGGGGCGAGCCTCGAGGCCGTGGCCCAGGCCAACCTGGAGAAGCTTCGCTCGCGCCAAGAGCGGGGCAAGCTGGGGGGATCCGGGGACACCCGCTAG
- a CDS encoding AAA family ATPase, giving the protein MREAWRIDRLVLQGFKSFAERAVLDFPDPITGIIGPNGSGKSNLVEALRFVTGARAQELRGQELKALLFHGGERLPPASFAEVRLELSRGRERLLVERRIEGERAFLRVNGRPLSAKALALHLAGTGLGRGGYAIVGQGEVGALLEAPEETLLAHLEEASGLRPVAEAAQAAKARLEEALALLAEREKELAALKGRAEALGQEAEAAKRAQELATLALALRRSLLLARKEEAEREVEGIQARLEALEGEEGRLSAERQALEGRRQALLQEAEALRERLEAARLGLKEKEALEGEARELLRVLKALDRPPPEDPGPPPPAPALGLEEARARLQALKGEEARLLARKRQLEEAWRRYELAAARHQERLRAYQETLEERARLERELAEKERALAPLEEAARQRARLLAELQEVRAQAQALRRERERLRELLASGADLQEGPRRARGLPGILGVVADLIRPEPGLELALEVALGPRLQWVLAEDEAAAKAAIARLKREGGRATFLPLTLLQPPSPPPPRPFPGLLGPAYRLARLRLEGPLPEEAILRALLSDTLVLEDLEAALAYRKAGGRERLVTLEGEVLERTGALTGGRVRRGGEALLLRRRLEELEGEQSRLEERGQALAQALAALPPAEALEGLKAEVAALKARLNAPLPRAPDPPLPPQEAWEETPLRRLQEERQALEDALAQAEAWERWRILSQAHAAWQQAKEEAKRVQARLAGIQGRLEAFAPLEAEARELAARLEEVRRQRAGVEEALSRNLARRNALLAERETLRLTLARREALLEELARELKGLPPLERHPGSPRALQARLAQVEREREALGPVNALAARELEALKPLLEEKEREVAEATEALLRLEAEVKGVEREYGQRLQESFQRFREAFSAHAEALLGARAEVRREGRGLRLFLVPKGKRTQDLRLLSLGEKTLGALAFLFALGEVQGGVPLLVLDEVDAALDEANLLRFARFLRTGRQFILITHQKRTMEACHALYGVTGEGGASRVYAIRKEEVAHDP; this is encoded by the coding sequence ATGAGGGAAGCCTGGCGCATTGACCGCCTTGTCCTGCAGGGGTTCAAGTCCTTCGCCGAGCGCGCGGTGCTGGACTTCCCCGACCCCATCACGGGGATCATCGGCCCCAACGGTTCGGGCAAGAGCAACCTGGTGGAGGCCCTAAGGTTTGTTACCGGGGCCCGGGCCCAGGAGCTTAGGGGCCAGGAACTGAAGGCCCTGCTCTTTCACGGCGGCGAGCGCCTTCCCCCCGCCAGCTTCGCCGAGGTGCGCCTAGAGCTTTCGCGGGGGCGGGAGCGCCTCCTGGTGGAAAGGCGCATAGAGGGGGAAAGGGCGTTCCTCCGGGTAAACGGCCGCCCCTTGAGCGCCAAAGCCCTGGCCCTCCACCTCGCGGGCACCGGCCTGGGCCGGGGCGGGTACGCCATCGTGGGCCAGGGGGAGGTGGGGGCCCTCCTCGAGGCCCCGGAGGAGACCCTTCTCGCGCACCTGGAGGAAGCCTCTGGGCTCCGCCCCGTGGCCGAGGCCGCCCAGGCGGCGAAGGCCCGCCTGGAGGAGGCCCTGGCCCTCCTCGCGGAGCGGGAGAAGGAGCTCGCCGCCCTCAAGGGCAGGGCCGAGGCCTTGGGCCAGGAGGCGGAGGCGGCCAAAAGGGCCCAGGAGCTCGCCACCTTGGCCCTGGCCCTGAGGCGAAGCCTCCTCCTCGCCCGGAAGGAGGAGGCGGAGAGGGAGGTGGAGGGGATCCAGGCCCGCCTCGAGGCCCTGGAGGGGGAGGAGGGGCGGCTTTCGGCCGAGCGCCAGGCTCTGGAAGGGAGGCGGCAGGCCCTCCTCCAGGAAGCCGAAGCCCTGAGGGAACGCCTGGAGGCGGCCCGCCTGGGCCTTAAGGAGAAGGAAGCCCTGGAGGGGGAGGCGCGGGAGCTCCTCCGCGTCCTGAAGGCCCTGGACCGCCCCCCACCGGAGGACCCCGGCCCCCCTCCCCCGGCCCCCGCCCTGGGCCTGGAGGAGGCGCGGGCCCGCCTCCAGGCCCTGAAGGGGGAGGAGGCCCGGCTCCTGGCCCGGAAGCGCCAGCTGGAGGAGGCCTGGCGCCGGTACGAGCTCGCCGCTGCCCGCCACCAGGAGCGCCTCCGGGCCTACCAGGAGACCCTGGAGGAACGGGCCAGGCTGGAAAGGGAGCTGGCGGAGAAAGAGAGGGCCCTTGCCCCCCTGGAGGAGGCGGCCAGGCAAAGGGCGCGCCTTCTCGCCGAGCTCCAGGAGGTCCGGGCCCAGGCCCAGGCCCTGAGGCGGGAGCGGGAGCGGCTTAGGGAGCTCCTGGCCTCGGGGGCCGACCTGCAGGAGGGGCCGCGGCGGGCCCGGGGGCTTCCCGGGATCCTCGGGGTGGTGGCCGACCTGATCCGCCCCGAGCCCGGCCTGGAGCTGGCGCTGGAGGTGGCCCTCGGGCCCCGGCTGCAGTGGGTGCTTGCGGAGGACGAGGCCGCGGCCAAGGCGGCCATCGCCCGGCTCAAGCGGGAAGGCGGCCGGGCCACCTTCCTCCCCCTCACCCTCCTCCAACCCCCCTCCCCTCCCCCGCCCCGCCCCTTTCCCGGCCTCCTCGGCCCGGCCTACCGGCTGGCCCGCCTGCGCCTAGAAGGCCCTCTCCCCGAGGAGGCCATCCTCCGGGCCCTCCTCTCGGACACCCTGGTCCTGGAGGACCTCGAGGCCGCCCTGGCCTACCGCAAGGCGGGGGGGCGGGAGCGCCTGGTGACCCTGGAGGGAGAGGTCCTGGAGCGGACGGGCGCCCTCACGGGAGGGAGGGTGCGCCGAGGGGGGGAGGCCCTCCTGCTCCGCCGCCGGCTGGAGGAGTTGGAGGGGGAGCAAAGCCGCCTGGAGGAGCGGGGCCAGGCCCTGGCCCAGGCCTTGGCCGCCCTGCCCCCGGCCGAGGCCCTGGAGGGGCTCAAGGCCGAGGTGGCGGCCCTAAAAGCCCGTCTGAACGCCCCTCTGCCCCGGGCCCCCGACCCCCCCCTTCCCCCCCAGGAGGCCTGGGAGGAGACCCCCCTGAGGCGCCTTCAGGAGGAAAGGCAGGCCCTGGAGGACGCCCTGGCCCAGGCCGAGGCCTGGGAGCGGTGGCGGATCCTCTCCCAAGCCCACGCTGCCTGGCAACAGGCCAAGGAGGAGGCGAAGCGGGTCCAAGCCCGCCTGGCCGGGATCCAAGGCCGCCTAGAGGCCTTCGCCCCCCTGGAGGCGGAGGCCCGGGAGCTTGCGGCCCGGCTGGAAGAGGTGCGCCGGCAGAGGGCAGGGGTGGAGGAGGCCCTGAGCCGGAACCTCGCCCGCCGGAACGCCCTCCTCGCCGAGCGGGAAACCCTACGCCTCACCCTGGCGCGCCGGGAAGCCCTCCTAGAGGAGCTGGCGAGGGAGCTGAAGGGGCTTCCCCCCCTAGAGCGCCACCCGGGCTCCCCCCGGGCCCTGCAGGCGAGGCTTGCGCAGGTGGAGCGGGAGCGGGAGGCCCTAGGCCCGGTGAACGCCTTGGCCGCGCGGGAACTGGAGGCCCTAAAGCCCCTTCTGGAGGAGAAGGAGCGGGAGGTGGCCGAGGCCACGGAGGCCCTCCTCCGCCTCGAGGCCGAGGTCAAGGGGGTGGAAAGGGAGTACGGCCAGCGCCTTCAGGAGAGCTTCCAGAGGTTCCGGGAGGCCTTCTCTGCCCACGCGGAAGCCCTCCTTGGGGCCAGGGCCGAGGTCCGCCGGGAGGGCAGGGGCTTGAGGCTTTTCCTGGTACCCAAGGGCAAGCGCACCCAGGACCTCCGGCTCCTCTCCCTAGGGGAGAAGACCCTGGGGGCCCTGGCCTTTCTCTTCGCCCTAGGGGAGGTCCAAGGGGGGGTGCCCCTTTTGGTCCTGGACGAGGTAGATGCGGCTTTGGACGAGGCCAACCTCCTGCGCTTCGCCCGGTTCCTGCGCACGGGGCGCCAGTTCATCCTGATCACCCACCAGAAGCGCACCATGGAGGCCTGCCACGCCCTTTACGGCGTCACCGGCGAGGGCGGGGCAAGCCGGGTCTATGCGATCCGTAAGGAAGAGGTGGCCCATGACCCTTGA
- a CDS encoding GerMN domain-containing protein: MRRLLTLWNLLGLAVCLTGGLFYWKTQGVRAPTALPLPAEEVRAQSLTLVLYRPNPPQGFLKETQTLSLGPGESPGAAALKAWSQAVAAPRPLALFFQGQRLVVDLPQDFALGLDATLEAYRLYSLAYTLLATFPQAEEVRFLVEGRPSPGLAHLDLNQPIRLP; the protein is encoded by the coding sequence ATGAGAAGGCTCCTTACCCTATGGAACCTCCTAGGGCTTGCCGTCTGCCTCACGGGAGGCCTCTTCTACTGGAAGACCCAGGGGGTCCGGGCCCCCACGGCCCTTCCCCTCCCTGCGGAGGAGGTCCGCGCCCAAAGCCTTACCCTGGTGCTCTACCGCCCCAACCCGCCCCAGGGGTTTCTCAAGGAGACCCAGACCCTGAGCCTGGGCCCGGGGGAATCCCCCGGGGCCGCGGCCCTCAAGGCCTGGTCCCAGGCGGTAGCGGCCCCGAGGCCCCTCGCCCTCTTCTTCCAGGGCCAGCGCCTGGTGGTGGACCTCCCCCAGGACTTCGCCCTGGGGCTGGACGCCACCCTCGAGGCCTACCGCCTCTACAGCCTGGCCTACACCCTCCTCGCCACCTTCCCCCAGGCCGAGGAGGTGCGCTTTTTGGTGGAGGGGAGGCCGAGCCCTGGCCTGGCCCATCTGGACCTGAACCAGCCCATCCGCCTGCCATGA
- a CDS encoding N-acetylmuramoyl-L-alanine amidase family protein yields MRKAWLLPFLSLALAQAPKPLQVGTLQGEALYPGGSGVAYGEARLVAQGLGLSLWQGEGAVALGLGSRQRTFPIVKEEARAAQMRAAWPRGDKVYVPLRPLAEALGLEYRAEVGVRLTLPWARLLQVERAPDRLLLRFTREVNAVVQAGGVLFPLTQGEDPGFQREALGLFLPLSRPPDRLYYPGGGQVVLEWGPLPLPRPSVLLDPGHGGSDPGIALGDLKEKDLTLDLAKRVAARLPGSRLTRTGDETLPLEARLRQAQAASVLLSFHATWGAAVNLYLPKARSSPLAQNAERLLLTAPKAQAALLKAYAGSPHRLAEALEKAFSALGIVVAKAEGPYALTDIPGAAVVLEVGVDRLKDPKAREELAQAVAQAVQAYLEAP; encoded by the coding sequence CTGAGGAAGGCCTGGCTCCTTCCCTTCCTCTCCCTGGCCCTGGCCCAAGCCCCCAAGCCCCTCCAGGTGGGCACCCTCCAGGGGGAGGCCCTTTACCCGGGAGGGTCGGGGGTGGCCTACGGGGAGGCCCGCCTGGTGGCCCAGGGCCTGGGGCTTAGCCTGTGGCAGGGAGAAGGCGCGGTGGCCCTCGGCCTGGGAAGCCGCCAGCGCACCTTCCCCATCGTGAAGGAGGAGGCCCGGGCCGCCCAGATGAGGGCCGCGTGGCCACGAGGGGACAAGGTGTACGTCCCCCTCCGCCCCTTAGCCGAGGCCCTAGGCCTGGAGTACCGGGCGGAGGTGGGCGTTCGGCTCACCCTCCCCTGGGCCAGGCTCCTTCAGGTGGAAAGGGCCCCCGACCGTCTCCTCCTCCGATTCACCCGCGAGGTGAACGCCGTAGTCCAGGCGGGTGGGGTCCTCTTCCCCCTGACCCAGGGGGAGGACCCTGGCTTCCAACGGGAGGCCCTGGGCCTCTTCCTTCCCCTCTCCCGCCCCCCCGACCGCCTCTACTACCCCGGGGGAGGCCAGGTGGTCCTGGAGTGGGGCCCCCTCCCCCTCCCCCGCCCCTCGGTGCTCCTGGACCCGGGGCATGGGGGGAGCGACCCCGGGATCGCCCTCGGCGACCTCAAGGAAAAGGACCTCACCCTGGACCTGGCCAAGAGGGTGGCCGCCCGCCTGCCAGGAAGCCGCCTCACCCGCACGGGGGATGAGACCCTTCCCCTCGAGGCCCGCCTGCGCCAGGCCCAGGCGGCCAGCGTCCTCCTCTCCTTCCACGCCACCTGGGGGGCGGCGGTGAACCTCTACCTGCCCAAGGCCCGCTCCTCCCCCCTGGCCCAAAACGCGGAGCGCCTCCTCCTCACCGCCCCCAAGGCCCAGGCCGCCCTCCTCAAGGCCTACGCGGGGAGCCCCCACCGCCTGGCCGAGGCCTTGGAAAAGGCCTTCTCCGCCCTGGGCATCGTGGTGGCCAAGGCGGAAGGCCCCTACGCCCTCACCGATATCCCCGGGGCAGCCGTGGTCTTGGAGGTGGGCGTAGACCGGCTCAAGGACCCGAAGGCCCGAGAGGAGCTCGCCCAGGCCGTGGCCCAGGCCGTCCAGGCCTACCTGGAGGCGCCATGA
- the smpB gene encoding SsrA-binding protein SmpB — MRPTLENRRARHDYEVLETYEAGIALKGTEVKSLREGKVDFTGSFARFRDGELFLENLYIAPYEKGSYMNVDPRRPRKLLLHRHELKRLLGKVEQKGLTLVPLKIYFNERGYAKVLLGLARGKRAYEKKAEDKRAALRRALEEL, encoded by the coding sequence GTGCGGCCTACGTTGGAAAACCGCCGGGCCCGTCACGACTACGAGGTCCTAGAGACCTACGAGGCCGGCATCGCCCTCAAGGGGACGGAGGTCAAGTCCCTCCGGGAGGGCAAGGTGGACTTTACCGGAAGCTTCGCCCGCTTCCGGGACGGGGAGCTTTTTTTGGAAAACCTTTACATCGCTCCCTACGAGAAGGGCTCCTACATGAACGTGGACCCCAGGAGGCCCAGGAAGCTTCTCCTGCACCGGCACGAGCTCAAGCGCCTCCTGGGCAAGGTGGAGCAGAAAGGCCTCACCCTGGTGCCCCTCAAGATCTACTTCAACGAGCGGGGCTACGCCAAGGTCCTCCTGGGCCTCGCCCGGGGCAAGAGGGCCTACGAGAAGAAGGCCGAGGACAAGAGGGCCGCGCTGCGCCGGGCCCTGGAGGAGCTGTGA
- a CDS encoding biotin transporter BioY, translating to MKATQSLPYLPLAKTLWPTRTLSRDLALILAGSFFVALLAQISIPLPFTPVPITGQTLGLLLVGAALGSRLGFLSLLAYLLEGAMGLPVFAGGTGGLAKILGPTGGFLLAFPLAAGLVGLLVERFGLDRSFPGTLLAMLLGNALLYLVGLPWLAAWLMGVGKFAGLGALWAMGLFPFIPGDLVKAVLAALLLPSAWHLLGRR from the coding sequence ATGAAGGCAACCCAGTCCTTGCCCTACCTACCCCTGGCCAAAACCCTCTGGCCCACGAGGACCCTCTCCCGAGATCTCGCCCTTATCCTGGCGGGAAGCTTCTTCGTGGCCCTCCTGGCCCAGATCTCCATCCCCCTTCCCTTCACCCCGGTCCCCATCACCGGGCAGACCCTCGGCCTCCTTCTGGTGGGGGCAGCCCTGGGAAGCCGCCTGGGCTTCCTATCCCTCCTGGCCTACCTCCTCGAGGGGGCCATGGGCCTCCCCGTCTTCGCCGGAGGCACCGGGGGCCTGGCCAAGATCCTCGGACCCACCGGAGGCTTCCTCCTGGCCTTTCCCCTGGCGGCGGGGCTCGTGGGGCTTTTGGTGGAGCGGTTCGGCCTGGACCGAAGCTTCCCCGGCACCCTCCTCGCCATGCTCCTCGGCAACGCTCTCCTCTACCTGGTAGGGCTTCCCTGGCTCGCCGCCTGGCTCATGGGGGTGGGGAAGTTCGCCGGCCTTGGGGCGCTGTGGGCCATGGGCCTCTTCCCCTTCATCCCCGGGGATTTGGTAAAGGCGGTCCTCGCCGCCCTCCTCCTCCCCAGCGCCTGGCACCTCTTGGGCCGGAGGTAA
- the gap gene encoding type I glyceraldehyde-3-phosphate dehydrogenase: protein MRVGINGFGRIGRQVFRILHERGVEVALVNDLTDNKTLAHLLKYDSVYGRFPGEVGYDEAHLYVDGKAVRATAHKDPREIPWAEVGVGLVVESTGVFTDAEKARAHLEAGARKVIITAPAKGEDLTVVLGVNHEQYDPARHHILSNASCTTNSLAPVMKVLEEAFGVEKALMTTVHSYTNDQRLLDLPHKDLRRARAAAVNVIPTTTGAAKATALVLPAFKGRFDGMALRVPTPTGSISDITALLKREVTAEEVNAALKAAAEGPLKGILAYTEDEIVLRDIVMDPHSSIVDGKLTKAIGSLVKVFAWYDNEWGYANRVADLVELVLKKGV, encoded by the coding sequence ATGCGCGTGGGTATCAACGGATTTGGTCGGATCGGACGGCAGGTCTTCCGCATCCTCCACGAGAGAGGGGTGGAGGTGGCCCTCGTCAACGACCTCACGGACAACAAGACCCTGGCCCACCTCCTCAAGTACGATTCCGTCTACGGCCGCTTTCCCGGGGAGGTGGGCTACGACGAGGCCCACCTCTACGTGGACGGGAAGGCCGTCCGGGCCACGGCCCACAAGGACCCGCGGGAGATCCCCTGGGCCGAGGTGGGCGTGGGCCTGGTGGTGGAGTCCACCGGAGTCTTCACCGACGCGGAAAAGGCCCGGGCCCACCTCGAGGCGGGGGCCAGGAAGGTGATCATCACCGCCCCCGCCAAGGGGGAGGACCTCACCGTGGTCCTGGGGGTGAACCACGAGCAGTACGACCCCGCCAGGCACCACATCCTCTCCAACGCCAGCTGTACCACCAACTCCCTCGCTCCCGTGATGAAGGTCCTGGAGGAGGCCTTCGGGGTGGAGAAGGCCCTCATGACCACGGTCCACTCCTACACCAACGACCAGCGCCTCCTGGACCTGCCCCACAAGGACCTCCGCCGGGCCCGGGCGGCGGCGGTGAACGTCATCCCCACCACCACCGGGGCCGCCAAGGCCACCGCCCTGGTCCTTCCCGCCTTCAAGGGGCGGTTTGACGGGATGGCCCTCCGGGTCCCCACCCCCACGGGAAGCATCTCCGACATCACCGCCCTCCTCAAGCGGGAGGTGACCGCCGAGGAGGTGAACGCCGCCCTCAAGGCCGCGGCGGAGGGCCCCCTGAAGGGCATCCTGGCCTACACCGAGGACGAGATCGTCCTCCGGGACATCGTCATGGACCCCCACTCCTCCATCGTGGACGGGAAGCTCACCAAGGCCATCGGCAGCCTGGTGAAGGTCTTCGCCTGGTACGACAACGAGTGGGGCTACGCCAACCGGGTGGCCGACCTGGTGGAGCTCGTCTTGAAGAAGGGGGTCTAG